The Parambassis ranga chromosome 1, fParRan2.1, whole genome shotgun sequence genome includes a region encoding these proteins:
- the socs1b gene encoding suppressor of cytokine signaling 1b encodes MVRDNLIRKAVQSQKQNQAAETQSQSQASEEPAGPEPSQSPDRVKTESPEPTEKQLDFLLWSKLSCEGEAEFWGQPESAASLPSHLRPFSSKEEYKLVKRTYQQLLHSGYYWGPMTMEKAHEILTHVPLGTFLLRDSGQPDIFFTLSYQSDDGPTSVRVQLNNLLFSLYGSQRTFESLFALLTYYTSSSCKLTVPYRRQRPECLKQMCRRAFIQTYGAESINTLPGLGTQVKAYVVAYPHCI; translated from the exons ATGGTCAGAGACAATCTTATCAGAAAAGCAGTACAGAGCCAAAAACAGAACCAAGCAGCTGAGACACAGAGCCAGAGTCAAGCCTCTGAAGAACCTGCAGGGCCTGAACCATCACAGAGCCCAGACAGAGTGAAAACAGAGAGCCCAGAGCCCACGGAGAAGCAGCTAGACTTTCTGCTCTGGAGCAAACTCAGCTGTGAGGGCGAAGCTGAATTCTGGGGACAG CCAGAGAGCGCTGCCAGCTTGCCCTCTCACCTCCGTCCATTCAGCAGCAAAGAAGAGTATAAACTAGTGAAACGCACCTACCAGCAGCTCCTGCACAGTGGATACTACTGGGGACCAATGACAATGGAGAAGGCGCATGAGATCCTCACACACGTGCCTCTGGGAACCTTTCTCCTCAG AGACAGTGGACAGCCAGATATTTTCTTCACTCTGAGTTACCAGAGCGATGACGGCCCGACGAGCGTCCGCGTCCAGCTCAACAACCTGCTTTTTAGTCTGTATGGCAGCCAGAGGACATTTGAGTCACTCTTCGCTTTGCTCACATATTATACCAGCTCATCCTGCAAGCTGACAGTGCCCTATCGCCGGCAGCGTCCAGAGTGCCTGAAGCAGATGTGCAGGAGGGCTTTCATACAAACATACGGAGCAGAAAGTATCAACACCTTACCTGGACTGGGCACTCAAGTCAAAGCCTACGTTGTAGCGTACCCTCACTGTATATAG